In the Candidatus Saganbacteria bacterium genome, GGACAGCGTCGGCCGGCACGAAGAACATCCGACACTCTGCGCAAGGTGCACTGATGCGGTAAAAACAGGAGGGAAAAGCGATGGATAATCAAAAAATAAAGGACATAAGCCTTGCCGATTTCGGCAGGAAGGAGATCGAGATAGCCGAGCAGGAGATGCCGGGCCTGATGTCAGTCAGAAAAAAATACTCAGTAAGCAAGCCGTTGAAAGACGTGCGCATAATGGGTTCCCTGCACATGACCATCCAGACAGCGGTGCTTATTGAGACTTTGACAGATCTCGGTGCGGAAGTGCGGTGGGCAAGCTGCAACATATTTTCAACCCAGGACCACGCGGCGGCGGCGATCGCGAAGGCCGGAATACCCGTATTCGCGTGGAAAGGCGAGACGCTTGAGGAATTCTGGTGGTGCACGGAGCAGGCATTGTCTTTCCCGGGAGGCAAGGGGCCGCAGCTTATTGTCGATGACGGTGGCGACGCAACTCTGATGATGCACCTCGGATACGCGGCAGAAAAAGAAGCGTCGATTCTTGACAAAAAACCGGGCGGTGAAGACGAAGCGGAGCTGATAAAACTCCTGAAGAAAAGGCTCAAAGAGAAACCAAAAAAATGGACCGATATGGTAAAAGAATGGAAAGGCGTCTCGGAGGAGACAACGACCGGCGTCCACCGCCTTTACCAGATGAAAGAAAAAGGGACCCTGCTGGTCCCCGCGGTCAATGTCAACGATTCCGTGACAAAATCAAAATTCGATAATCTCTACGGTTGCCGCGAGTCTTTAAATGACGGGCTCAAGAGAGCGCTTGACGTGATGGTGGCCGGAAAAGTCGCGGTAGTATGCGGGTACGGCGATGTGGGCAAAGGTTCGTGCCAATCTTTGAGAGGACTGGGCTGCAGGGTGATCGTGACGGAGATAGACCCGATCTGCGCTCTTCAGGCCGCGATGGAAGGATACGAGGTCAAGACCGTCGAAGACACGCTTGGTATGGCGGATATATATGTCACCGCAACCGGCAATAAAGATATCATCACGATCGACCATATGAAAAAGATGAAAAATCAGGCGATAGTATGCAACATCGGGCA is a window encoding:
- the ahcY gene encoding adenosylhomocysteinase, whose product is MDNQKIKDISLADFGRKEIEIAEQEMPGLMSVRKKYSVSKPLKDVRIMGSLHMTIQTAVLIETLTDLGAEVRWASCNIFSTQDHAAAAIAKAGIPVFAWKGETLEEFWWCTEQALSFPGGKGPQLIVDDGGDATLMMHLGYAAEKEASILDKKPGGEDEAELIKLLKKRLKEKPKKWTDMVKEWKGVSEETTTGVHRLYQMKEKGTLLVPAVNVNDSVTKSKFDNLYGCRESLNDGLKRALDVMVAGKVAVVCGYGDVGKGSCQSLRGLGCRVIVTEIDPICALQAAMEGYEVKTVEDTLGMADIYVTATGNKDIITIDHMKKMKNQAIVCNIGHFDNEIQVAQLEAYPGIKKVNIKPQVDKYVFPDGLLAEGRLVNLGCATGHPSFVMSNSFTNQVLAQLDLWKNRDKYKPGVYRLPKYLDEEVARLHLDKIGVKLTKMTKEQSEYVSVPVDGPYKAEHYRY